In Apium graveolens cultivar Ventura chromosome 10, ASM990537v1, whole genome shotgun sequence, the following are encoded in one genomic region:
- the LOC141691250 gene encoding uncharacterized protein LOC141691250, which translates to MFRGSDKRIIASECKKCGLKHGGDICYRADGSFIKGLPIKRRQEIVETKGNRTSTARPFQQPAPRAVARTYAMTTQDAKKSHVVMSGTLQLCAQDVHVLFDSGSAHSFVDTKYMDKLNVPVQSLDNRFLVKLPNGRNLFVDKIYLDCPLMIGEQTFLVDLLPLELRDFGVILGMDWLSKHRANLNYYKKRICLTGSNKKKVYFKGDSVEKPSVMISVLKACKMLRKGCEGFLAYVVGNEGIKNKVEDAPIVREFLDVFPEELPNLPPEREVEFGIELITNAQPVSKAPYRMAPT; encoded by the exons ATGTTTCGGGGAAGTGATAAGAGGATCATCGCATCTGAGTGTAAGAAATGTGGACTGAAACATGGTGGTGATATTTGTTATCGAGCTGATGG GTCATTTATCAAGGGACTGCCCATAAAAAGGAGACAGGAAATAGTGGAAACTAAAGGAAATAGGACTTCTACAGCAAGACCTTTTCAACAACCAGCACCTAGGGCAGTGGCACGAACCTACGCAATGACAACTCAGGATGCCAAAAAATCTCATGTTGTTATGTCAGGTACGCTTCAACTTTGTGCTCAAGATGTTCATGTGTTGTTTGATTCGGGGTCAGCCCATTCTTTTGTGGATACAAAATATATGGATAAGTTAAATGTACCTGTGCAAAGTCTAGATAATAGATTTCTGGTAAAACTTCCAAACGGTAGAAATTTGTTCGTAGATAAAATTTATCTAGATTGTCCCTTAATGATTGGTGAACAAACCTTCTTAGTGGATTTATTACCGTTAGAACTGAGGGACTTTGGAGTGATtctgggaatggattggttgtcgaaGCATAGGGCGAATCTAAATTATTATAAGAAGCGAATATGTTTAACCGGCTCGAACAAAAAGAAAGTATATTTCAAGGGAGATAGTGTAGAAAAACCCAGTGTTATGATATCAGTTTTAAAGGCTTGTAAGATGTTAAGAAAAGGTTGTGAAGGTTTTCTAGCATATGTTGTAGGGAATGAAGGAATTAAAAATAAAGTTGAGGATGCACCTATAGTCAGAGAGTTTTTAGATGTCTTTCCCGAAGAGTTACCAAATTTGCCCCCTGAAAGAGAAGttgagtttgggattgaattgatCACGAATGCCCAACCAGTATCGAAAGcaccatatagaatggcaccgaCATAA
- the LOC141691251 gene encoding uncharacterized protein LOC141691251, translating into MTDGNSDGTGSSVQISPEMLLILGEMKNMFKSLMEGRTTADTPEINGERVENMEKEGENKRRCTYKAFKDADPPIFKGEVDPHIANVWIKEMEKVIEISECSEEQKVKFATHSLRGEALFWWDTVKLTEDCSKIAWTRFKELFFDKYFPTCMKNEMEMKFLGLKQEGISMSEYLSRFLELSRFAPHQVDTEARKCQRFQEGPKPQIREKVSLLELEQFDKLVGKARITERDYEARTQFFNNKK; encoded by the coding sequence ATGactgatggaaattctgatgggACTGGATCCAGTGTACAAATTAGCCCTGAGATGTTATTGATTTTGGGAGAAATGAAGAATATGTTTAAGAGCCTAATGGAGGGGCGAACAACTGCGGATACTCCCGAAATAAATGGGGAACGTGTTGAAAATATGGAAAAAGAAGGCGAGAATAAGCGAAGGTGTACATACAAGGCTTTTAAGGATGCAGATCCCCCGATTTTTAAAGGAGAAGTGGATCCACATATTGCGAATGTATGGattaaagaaatggagaaagtgATAGAGATATCGGAATGTTCAGAGGAGCAAAAGGTAAAATTTGCAACACACTCATTAAGGGGGGAAGCTTTATTTTGGTGGGATACGGTTAAACTGACTGAGGATTGTTCTAAAATTGCTTGGacaaggtttaaggaattattcTTTGATAAATATTTTCCTACCTGTATGAAGAATGAGATGGAGATGAAGTTTCTAGGACTAAAGCAAGAAGGAATATCCATGTCGGAGTATCTCTCAAGATTCTTGGAACTTTCCAGGTTTGCTCCTCATCAGGTTGATACTGAAGCCAGAAAATGTCAGAGATTTCAAGAAGGGCCGAAACCCCAAATTAGAGAGAAGGTGTCCTTGTTGGAGTTGGAACAATTTGATAAGTTGGTTGGGAAGGCGAGGATTACAGAAAGGGACTATGAAGCTCGCACTCAATTCTTCAACAATAAGAAATGA